Proteins encoded by one window of Girardinichthys multiradiatus isolate DD_20200921_A chromosome 14, DD_fGirMul_XY1, whole genome shotgun sequence:
- the LOC124880875 gene encoding uncharacterized protein LOC124880875: MICRILLLIILNSCLCAATFVVNVTQSCYQAEENHNITLEWTFTTRPHGSWRQLFILCEVIAPPRGLVLYQVHDGVEVPESQDEQFSGRVQSDKDVLREGRIRLHVSRLRTEDSGLYLCDVKTDEGFNSGKCCLNVSGVADQLQLQRPTLTPEPEKWIMIIWITSAAVLVLFIIIFSVLIFICKRNQASFVYRDVLCLKETI, from the exons ATGATCTGCAGGATCCTGCTACTCATCATCCTCAACTCATGTCTCTGTG CAGCAACATTTGTAGTGAATGTGACACAGAGCTGCTATCAGGCAGAGGAGAACCACAACATCACTCTGGAGTGGACCTTCACCACCAGACCTCATGGATCCTGGAGACAACTTTTTATCCTCTGTGAAGTTATAGCTCCTCCCAGAGGACTGGTTCTGTATCAGGTCCATGATGGTGTTGAGGTTCCGGAGTCTCAGGATGAACAGTTTTCAGGACGAGTCCAGAGTGACAAAGACGTCCTCAGAGAAGGACGAATCAGACTCCATGTGTCCAGACTGAGGACTGAAGACTCTGGTCTGTATCTGTGTGACGTGAAAACTGATGAAGGCTTCAACTCTGGAAAATGTTGTCTCAACGTTTCTG GAGTTGCTGATCAGCTTCAACTTCAGAGACCAACTTTGACTCCAGAACCAGAGAAATGGATAATGATCATCTGGATTACATCAGCAGcagttttggttttattcattattatattctcagttttaatatttatttgtaagagAAATCAAGCTTCATTCGTCTACAGAGACGTTCTGTGTCTCAAAGAAACAATATGA
- the LOC124880872 gene encoding uncharacterized protein LOC124880872 isoform X4, translated as MICRILLLIILNSCLCAATFVVNVTQSCYQAEENHNITLEWTFTTRPHGSWRQLFIFCELIAPPRGLVLYQVHEGVEVSESQDEQFSGRVQSDKDVLREGRIRLHVSRLRTEDSGLYLCDVMNDEGFNSGRCRLNVSAADVSQPQRPTVDPEPGGPGRIGLYVSLGLTAAAAAAVLMVKRLFSYCFRKHQNESNFISAV; from the exons ATGATCTGCAGGATCCTGCTGCTCATCATCCTCAACTCATGTCTCTGTG CAGCAACATTTGTAGTGAATGTGACACAGAGCTGCTATCAGGCAGAGGAGAACCACAACATCACTCTGGAGTGGACCTTCACCACCAGACCTCATGGATCCTGGAGACAACTTTTTATCTTCTGTGAACTTATAGCTCCTCCCAGAGGACTGGTTCTGTATCAGGTCCATGAAGGTGTTGAGGTGTCAGAGTCTCAGGATGAACAGTTTTCAGGACGAGTCCAGAGTGACAAAGACGTCCTCAGAGAAGGACGAATCAGACTCCATGTGTCCAGACTGAGAACTGAAGACTCTGGTCTGTATCTGTGTGACGTGATGAATGATGAAGGCTTCAACTCTGGAAGATGTCGACTCAACGTTTCTG CTGCTGATGTCTCCCAACCTCAGAGACCGACTGTGGATCCAGAACCAGGAGGTCCAGGAAGAATCGGTCTCTATGTTTCACTGggactgacagcagcagcagcagcagcagttctgATGGTCAAACGTCTCTTCAGTTACTGTTTTAGAAAACATCAGAATgagtcaaactttatttcagCAGTTTAA
- the LOC124880872 gene encoding uncharacterized protein LOC124880872 isoform X2 has translation MICRILLLIILNSCLCATFVVNVTQSCYQAEENHNITLEWTFTTRPHGSWRQLFIFCELIAPPRGLVLYQVHEGVEVSESQDEQFSGRVQSDKDVLREGRIRLHVSRLRTEDSGLYLCDVMNDEGFNSGRCRLNVSGEFLLQQLNLKHIDAAAADVSQPQRPTVDPEPGGPGRIGLYVSLGLTAAAAAAVLMVKRLFSYCFRKHQNESNFISAV, from the exons ATGATCTGCAGGATCCTGCTGCTCATCATCCTCAACTCATGTCTCTGTG CAACATTTGTAGTGAATGTGACACAGAGCTGCTATCAGGCAGAGGAGAACCACAACATCACTCTGGAGTGGACCTTCACCACCAGACCTCATGGATCCTGGAGACAACTTTTTATCTTCTGTGAACTTATAGCTCCTCCCAGAGGACTGGTTCTGTATCAGGTCCATGAAGGTGTTGAGGTGTCAGAGTCTCAGGATGAACAGTTTTCAGGACGAGTCCAGAGTGACAAAGACGTCCTCAGAGAAGGACGAATCAGACTCCATGTGTCCAGACTGAGAACTGAAGACTCTGGTCTGTATCTGTGTGACGTGATGAATGATGAAGGCTTCAACTCTGGAAGATGTCGACTCAACGTTTCTGGTGAGTTTCTACTGCAACAACTGAACCTGAAACATATTGATGCTG CAGCTGCTGATGTCTCCCAACCTCAGAGACCGACTGTGGATCCAGAACCAGGAGGTCCAGGAAGAATCGGTCTCTATGTTTCACTGggactgacagcagcagcagcagcagcagttctgATGGTCAAACGTCTCTTCAGTTACTGTTTTAGAAAACATCAGAATgagtcaaactttatttcagCAGTTTAA
- the LOC124880872 gene encoding uncharacterized protein LOC124880872 isoform X3, with the protein MICRILLLIILNSCLCAATFVVNVTQSCYQAEENHNITLEWTFTTRPHGSWRQLFIFCELIAPPRGLVLYQVHEGVEVSESQDEQFSGRVQSDKDVLREGRIRLHVSRLRTEDSGLYLCDVMNDEGFNSGRCRLNVSAAADVSQPQRPTVDPEPGGPGRIGLYVSLGLTAAAAAAVLMVKRLFSYCFRKHQNESNFISAV; encoded by the exons ATGATCTGCAGGATCCTGCTGCTCATCATCCTCAACTCATGTCTCTGTG CAGCAACATTTGTAGTGAATGTGACACAGAGCTGCTATCAGGCAGAGGAGAACCACAACATCACTCTGGAGTGGACCTTCACCACCAGACCTCATGGATCCTGGAGACAACTTTTTATCTTCTGTGAACTTATAGCTCCTCCCAGAGGACTGGTTCTGTATCAGGTCCATGAAGGTGTTGAGGTGTCAGAGTCTCAGGATGAACAGTTTTCAGGACGAGTCCAGAGTGACAAAGACGTCCTCAGAGAAGGACGAATCAGACTCCATGTGTCCAGACTGAGAACTGAAGACTCTGGTCTGTATCTGTGTGACGTGATGAATGATGAAGGCTTCAACTCTGGAAGATGTCGACTCAACGTTTCTG CAGCTGCTGATGTCTCCCAACCTCAGAGACCGACTGTGGATCCAGAACCAGGAGGTCCAGGAAGAATCGGTCTCTATGTTTCACTGggactgacagcagcagcagcagcagcagttctgATGGTCAAACGTCTCTTCAGTTACTGTTTTAGAAAACATCAGAATgagtcaaactttatttcagCAGTTTAA
- the LOC124880872 gene encoding uncharacterized protein LOC124880872 isoform X1 has translation MICRILLLIILNSCLCAATFVVNVTQSCYQAEENHNITLEWTFTTRPHGSWRQLFIFCELIAPPRGLVLYQVHEGVEVSESQDEQFSGRVQSDKDVLREGRIRLHVSRLRTEDSGLYLCDVMNDEGFNSGRCRLNVSGEFLLQQLNLKHIDAAAADVSQPQRPTVDPEPGGPGRIGLYVSLGLTAAAAAAVLMVKRLFSYCFRKHQNESNFISAV, from the exons ATGATCTGCAGGATCCTGCTGCTCATCATCCTCAACTCATGTCTCTGTG CAGCAACATTTGTAGTGAATGTGACACAGAGCTGCTATCAGGCAGAGGAGAACCACAACATCACTCTGGAGTGGACCTTCACCACCAGACCTCATGGATCCTGGAGACAACTTTTTATCTTCTGTGAACTTATAGCTCCTCCCAGAGGACTGGTTCTGTATCAGGTCCATGAAGGTGTTGAGGTGTCAGAGTCTCAGGATGAACAGTTTTCAGGACGAGTCCAGAGTGACAAAGACGTCCTCAGAGAAGGACGAATCAGACTCCATGTGTCCAGACTGAGAACTGAAGACTCTGGTCTGTATCTGTGTGACGTGATGAATGATGAAGGCTTCAACTCTGGAAGATGTCGACTCAACGTTTCTGGTGAGTTTCTACTGCAACAACTGAACCTGAAACATATTGATGCTG CAGCTGCTGATGTCTCCCAACCTCAGAGACCGACTGTGGATCCAGAACCAGGAGGTCCAGGAAGAATCGGTCTCTATGTTTCACTGggactgacagcagcagcagcagcagcagttctgATGGTCAAACGTCTCTTCAGTTACTGTTTTAGAAAACATCAGAATgagtcaaactttatttcagCAGTTTAA